A window of Sutcliffiella cohnii contains these coding sequences:
- a CDS encoding LysM peptidoglycan-binding domain-containing protein, whose protein sequence is MDKKKETKDQASELRDKAKIKKAYPPRSKVHADKKKKTKWKIHYPIVRLVFISFLLIPIVILAVTQQQKGNSILSKILPTENRMAEQIQISKPTSQPSQEDKKDEEKDEEVVIVDKQTDSSISNPKDSGNNSNNNTKDPKSEAEPKKEEKVIDRQKIEDNVEIKYHTVEKEETLYRISMKYYNGRHGEKIIRDYNGLINNDIKEGQVLKIPIKKE, encoded by the coding sequence ATGGATAAGAAAAAGGAAACGAAGGATCAAGCTTCAGAGTTACGAGATAAGGCAAAAATAAAAAAGGCATATCCACCTCGAAGTAAGGTTCATGCTGATAAGAAGAAAAAAACAAAATGGAAAATACATTATCCTATCGTCAGATTAGTTTTTATTTCATTTTTATTAATACCAATTGTAATACTTGCGGTTACACAGCAACAAAAAGGGAATTCCATCCTTTCTAAAATACTTCCAACGGAAAATCGAATGGCAGAACAAATTCAAATTAGTAAGCCAACGAGCCAACCTTCACAAGAAGATAAAAAGGATGAAGAAAAGGATGAGGAAGTTGTTATAGTAGATAAACAGACTGATAGTTCGATAAGCAATCCGAAAGACAGTGGAAACAACTCGAATAATAATACGAAAGATCCGAAATCTGAAGCAGAGCCGAAAAAAGAAGAAAAGGTTATTGACCGACAAAAAATTGAAGACAATGTAGAAATTAAATATCATACTGTTGAAAAAGAAGAAACTTTATATCGTATTTCGATGAAATATTATAACGGCAGACATGGAGAAAAAATTATCCGAGATTATAATGGACTAATTAATAACGATATAAAAGAAGGCCAAGTGTTAAAAATACCAATTAAAAAAGAGTAG
- a CDS encoding CPBP family intramembrane glutamic endopeptidase — MNNKQAELVKQMTDKELIKHLYFSQFLFLLIGIVLAFFLFDGWSDFLSIWIINIYDIFVIGSIIGLAVVFIDLFLMKYVPKSLFDDGGINEKMFQRRSVPHIILLTFIIAVAEEFLFRGVIQTHFGLLFASILFALLHVRYLKVWLLLVSVVVLSFLLGYVYEITGSLFVTIWAHFIIDLLLALKIRSDYIKNKLNNNGGGSNG, encoded by the coding sequence ATGAATAACAAACAAGCTGAATTAGTTAAACAAATGACAGACAAAGAGCTAATCAAACATTTATACTTTTCGCAATTTCTTTTTCTATTGATAGGAATTGTTTTAGCATTTTTCTTATTTGACGGATGGAGTGATTTTTTATCCATTTGGATAATAAATATATATGACATCTTTGTTATTGGTTCTATTATAGGGTTAGCCGTTGTTTTCATTGATCTTTTTTTGATGAAGTATGTACCGAAGAGCTTATTTGACGATGGTGGCATAAATGAAAAAATGTTCCAACGGAGAAGTGTACCACACATTATTTTGTTAACGTTTATAATTGCAGTGGCAGAAGAATTTTTGTTTAGGGGTGTCATTCAAACACATTTTGGATTATTGTTTGCTAGTATTTTATTTGCGCTCTTACATGTTCGGTATTTAAAAGTTTGGTTGTTGTTAGTTTCTGTCGTAGTTTTAAGTTTTTTACTTGGATATGTGTATGAAATAACAGGAAGCCTTTTCGTTACGATTTGGGCCCATTTTATTATCGATTTATTACTGGCGTTAAAAATTCGAAGCGATTATATAAAGAATAAATTAAATAATAATGGGGGTGGTTCTAATGGATAA
- a CDS encoding RecQ family ATP-dependent DNA helicase, with protein sequence MLNLLELVKDKVGYANFRPGQEAIIKDVVSENDVLALLPTGGGKSLCYQLPGFILDGTIIIVSPLLSLMEDQVQQMRSNGLKDVIAINSFLTFQERERLLKHSLNVKYIFISPEMLQSTLWQKKLLQLKIALFVVDEAHCVSQWGHDFRTDYLKLGLIREQLGSPPCLALTATATEEVIKDIKHILQLQNPKEHIYSVDRPNIAIQVEACENDSHKDSQLLNYCQTLQGPGIIYFSSRTKAEEMALFLQENGIAGVEFYHAGIPQEQRILIQQQFLLGNISIICSTSAFGMGVNKQNIRFVIHYHIPTQMESYVQEIGRAGRDGEKSIAILLHTEEDQYLPQLIIQNELPDEATVQFVLKQIFTLWGSISTLTKDMETFFVEEMNIKEVYWRFLGYHITSFIEVEGTIGKDNGLKLLESLKKKIDGRNILKQNKLNYFLSWIRQIECRRKALLEYFQDSSHFAATPCCDICGINITDYKIQEKEKSEKQTFNWRDRLTYLFEKETQNE encoded by the coding sequence ATGTTGAACTTACTAGAACTAGTAAAAGATAAAGTTGGATACGCTAACTTTCGTCCAGGTCAAGAAGCAATAATAAAGGACGTGGTCTCAGAAAACGATGTTCTTGCACTGCTACCTACTGGTGGTGGAAAATCTTTATGCTATCAACTACCTGGTTTTATTTTGGACGGTACTATTATAATCGTTTCTCCACTATTAAGCCTTATGGAAGATCAAGTTCAACAAATGAGATCAAATGGTCTCAAGGATGTAATTGCAATTAATTCATTTTTAACTTTTCAAGAAAGAGAAAGGTTATTAAAGCATTCTTTAAATGTTAAGTATATTTTTATTTCTCCAGAAATGCTACAATCCACGTTATGGCAAAAAAAATTACTTCAATTAAAAATTGCTCTTTTTGTAGTAGATGAGGCTCATTGTGTGTCGCAATGGGGTCATGATTTTCGAACAGATTATTTAAAGCTTGGGTTAATCCGTGAGCAATTAGGCAGTCCACCTTGTTTAGCTCTTACTGCAACCGCTACGGAGGAAGTAATAAAAGATATAAAACATATACTACAGTTACAAAACCCAAAGGAACATATATATTCAGTTGATCGCCCTAACATAGCTATTCAAGTAGAAGCGTGCGAAAATGATTCTCATAAAGATAGTCAATTGTTAAACTATTGTCAAACTTTACAAGGGCCAGGCATCATTTATTTTTCGAGTAGAACAAAAGCGGAAGAAATGGCATTATTTCTTCAAGAAAATGGTATTGCTGGTGTAGAGTTTTATCATGCTGGCATCCCACAAGAACAAAGAATATTAATTCAGCAACAATTTTTGTTAGGAAACATATCGATAATATGTAGTACGAGTGCTTTTGGGATGGGAGTGAATAAGCAAAATATTCGTTTTGTTATCCATTATCATATACCAACACAAATGGAATCGTATGTTCAGGAGATTGGTAGAGCCGGAAGGGATGGTGAAAAAAGTATTGCAATTCTTCTTCATACGGAAGAAGATCAATACTTGCCGCAATTAATCATTCAAAATGAACTACCTGATGAGGCGACTGTACAATTTGTTTTGAAGCAAATCTTTACATTATGGGGAAGCATTTCAACATTAACGAAAGACATGGAAACATTTTTTGTAGAAGAAATGAATATTAAAGAAGTTTATTGGCGCTTTCTTGGTTATCATATTACAAGTTTTATTGAAGTGGAAGGAACAATCGGTAAAGATAATGGACTAAAACTTCTTGAAAGCTTGAAAAAAAAGATTGACGGAAGAAACATTTTAAAACAAAATAAACTAAATTATTTCTTATCCTGGATTCGACAAATAGAGTGTAGAAGAAAAGCATTACTCGAATATTTTCAAGATAGCTCACATTTTGCTGCTACTCCATGCTGTGATATTTGTGGAATAAACATTACCGATTATAAGATTCAAGAAAAGGAAAAGAGTGAAAAACAAACTTTTAATTGGCGTGATAGACTAACGTACTTATTTGAAAAGGAAACTCAAAATGAATAA
- a CDS encoding helix-turn-helix domain-containing protein, which translates to MNTFLFVILYCIHRFHGERSISAIYHLLKGKKSSQTIQDAKLYTLYPLFGIFPTVAREDLQEAVNYLLYHNFINQSEERYSVTEKGVNILNEWIKANPLPHSLNGWEYRDKWMIFWKRYTLITQTISNLIRGNGNFIPIQYDFEIQLFVKQFLKMWSKEELAQKLKVETELILKNQPQLQANLFVIQLSGYSTAGNTIQQAARKWNIDSIWASILFQACIHSILHTLKAEPSKFPVLSSICNDLISPMTQLTKTTQTTMQLIQKNYTIEEIAVIRNLKESTIEDHIVEITMNFPEFSIAPFINEEQVREIQEKMYHLRTKQLKKIKEAINKDDISYFQIRLVLSRMGDNVELTRTSKR; encoded by the coding sequence ATGAATACTTTTTTATTTGTTATTTTATATTGTATCCATCGTTTTCATGGAGAAAGATCTATCTCTGCTATATATCATTTACTAAAAGGAAAAAAATCTTCCCAAACAATTCAAGATGCCAAACTATATACTTTGTATCCGTTATTTGGTATTTTTCCAACAGTTGCAAGAGAAGATCTTCAAGAAGCAGTTAACTATCTCCTATATCATAATTTTATTAATCAAAGTGAAGAACGTTACAGTGTTACGGAAAAAGGTGTGAACATTTTAAATGAGTGGATAAAAGCCAATCCGCTACCACATTCTTTAAACGGCTGGGAATATCGTGATAAATGGATGATCTTTTGGAAGCGATATACGCTAATTACACAAACGATATCAAATTTAATTCGCGGGAACGGAAATTTTATTCCTATTCAATATGATTTTGAAATTCAATTATTTGTAAAACAATTTTTAAAAATGTGGAGTAAGGAAGAATTAGCTCAAAAACTAAAAGTTGAAACAGAATTAATATTAAAAAATCAACCACAATTACAAGCTAATTTATTTGTTATACAATTATCGGGTTATAGTACTGCAGGAAATACAATTCAACAAGCAGCTAGAAAGTGGAATATAGACTCAATTTGGGCTTCAATCCTTTTTCAAGCTTGTATACATTCTATTTTACATACACTAAAGGCTGAACCAAGTAAATTTCCTGTGCTATCAAGTATATGTAACGATCTTATTTCACCAATGACACAATTAACAAAAACTACACAAACAACGATGCAACTTATTCAAAAAAATTATACAATTGAAGAAATCGCGGTAATACGAAATTTAAAAGAGAGTACTATTGAAGATCATATCGTTGAAATTACAATGAATTTCCCAGAATTCTCGATCGCTCCGTTTATAAACGAAGAACAAGTGAGGGAAATACAAGAAAAAATGTATCATCTACGTACAAAGCAACTTAAGAAGATAAAAGAAGCGATTAACAAAGATGATATTTCATATTTCCAAATAAGATTGGTTTTAAGCAGAATGGGTGATAATGTTGAACTTACTAGAACTAGTAAAAGATAA
- a CDS encoding ferredoxin, which translates to MAKYTIVDKETCIACGACGAAAPDIYDYDDEGIAFVTLDDNQGIVEIPEVLEEDMMDAFEGCPTDSIKIADEPFDGDALKFE; encoded by the coding sequence ATGGCAAAATACACAATTGTAGACAAAGAAACTTGTATCGCATGTGGTGCTTGTGGCGCTGCTGCTCCAGACATTTATGATTACGACGATGAAGGCATTGCATTCGTAACATTAGACGATAACCAAGGAATTGTTGAAATTCCAGAAGTATTGGAAGAAGATATGATGGACGCATTTGAAGGTTGTCCTACTGATTCTATTAAAATTGCTGATGAGCCATTTGATGGTGACGCGTTAAAATTTGAATAG
- a CDS encoding ECF transporter S component, translating to MKREKSVKKFVLIGMLSGIAYVLMFLSFPIPPLPAYLSVDFSDIPAIIASFIFGPVAGITVIAIKNLLNYLAQGSMTGIPIGQFANFTAGVLFVLPTYFVFNKVRSMKGLAVGLVAGTFSMAVFMSILNYFVFLPAYTIFMGWPAEPSSIVIQSIVYGVLPFNIIKGILVGVIFALLYKKLSHWLTKEMYVKPVSS from the coding sequence GTGAAGAGAGAAAAATCAGTAAAGAAGTTTGTCTTAATTGGAATGTTAAGTGGAATTGCTTATGTGTTAATGTTTTTAAGTTTTCCGATTCCACCGCTACCAGCATATTTGTCTGTAGATTTTAGTGATATTCCGGCTATAATTGCTTCATTTATTTTCGGCCCAGTTGCCGGTATTACTGTTATTGCAATAAAAAATCTTTTAAACTATTTAGCGCAAGGAAGTATGACGGGTATTCCAATTGGACAATTCGCTAATTTTACTGCAGGAGTATTATTTGTGTTACCGACATATTTTGTATTTAATAAGGTACGGTCAATGAAAGGGTTGGCGGTAGGACTTGTAGCTGGAACATTCTCAATGGCTGTTTTTATGAGTATTCTAAACTACTTTGTCTTTTTACCTGCATACACTATTTTTATGGGGTGGCCAGCTGAACCTTCCTCCATTGTTATCCAATCAATTGTATATGGAGTACTGCCATTTAACATTATTAAAGGCATACTAGTAGGAGTTATTTTTGCTTTACTATATAAAAAATTATCTCACTGGCTAACGAAAGAGATGTATGTTAAACCTGTTTCATCTTAA
- a CDS encoding M23 family metallopeptidase: MNNLIERLAVVIVMALCIFLLFIGGTSVKAETEHNVLRDIKTWQWPLQLDEGRFTDYFGTRGGTHKGVDIAAPTGTAIMAANDGIVYFSGYRGSYGNVIMVKHENGLETLYAHLHKRFVVEGTEVKKGEIIGTVGSTGNSTGPHLHFELHNGEWNSSRTNAVNPLDYFVLEQETDERERKILFSPWTMQDKKLIEFEEVKQQKIKKTITIKKNDTLWDIAQVEQVTVASIMEWNDLKSDLIFPGQEIFIYDEDTYVVQSGETIEDIADSLDVEVDFLVALNDLSHEFLYPNQILKIK, translated from the coding sequence ATGAATAATTTAATAGAACGCTTGGCGGTCGTCATAGTAATGGCACTTTGTATCTTTCTATTGTTTATCGGTGGAACAAGTGTGAAAGCAGAAACAGAACATAATGTACTTAGAGATATAAAGACTTGGCAGTGGCCCTTACAATTAGACGAGGGTAGGTTTACTGATTACTTTGGTACAAGAGGTGGAACACATAAAGGAGTGGATATTGCTGCTCCTACTGGTACCGCTATAATGGCCGCTAATGATGGGATCGTGTATTTTTCAGGCTATAGAGGTTCATATGGTAATGTTATTATGGTGAAACATGAAAACGGATTAGAAACATTATATGCTCATTTGCATAAAAGATTTGTTGTTGAAGGGACTGAAGTAAAAAAAGGTGAAATAATTGGAACGGTTGGCTCTACAGGCAATTCAACAGGACCTCATTTGCATTTTGAGTTACATAACGGAGAATGGAACAGCAGTAGAACGAATGCGGTAAACCCGTTGGATTATTTTGTATTAGAGCAAGAAACAGATGAAAGGGAAAGAAAGATATTATTCTCACCATGGACGATGCAAGATAAGAAATTAATAGAATTTGAGGAAGTAAAACAGCAAAAAATTAAAAAAACAATTACCATTAAGAAAAATGATACACTTTGGGATATTGCACAAGTCGAGCAAGTTACAGTTGCTTCCATTATGGAATGGAATGATCTAAAGAGCGACCTTATCTTTCCTGGACAAGAAATCTTTATTTATGATGAGGATACTTATGTGGTACAAAGCGGAGAAACAATAGAAGATATTGCGGATTCATTGGATGTAGAGGTAGACTTTCTAGTTGCTTTAAATGATTTATCACATGAATTCCTTTATCCAAATCAAATATTGAAAATAAAATAA
- a CDS encoding GerMN domain-containing protein, whose translation MHRKTDDEQMEKLFNQLPKMTDERSAEEIYANIQQKVETSPKRRINWMPSVALIAAILLFAIISPFTFQKMDSNSNSAFDAPQDRGGSMEMYADDSSADIAVEEESFNVTDYKENSENESFDVQSTNDFPNYVVTTVSQSEEYVITLAVSAELEGTDDPLTLPLSFVVQKNNRTYIEAFNELRQELGNLIDLPSFGLMNTMLNDNITFSQGTATDGNDRVIMEMNAGHRAYSSTQMNAFFQEVQETFRWHNFTEVEYLNEGKAGVEIGNDVKEFDLIDTFKRVAYFKFQRNDDVSKSLLVASKEEFQSMQEAVEAMSQIPNINYVFPSIPANMRVDQVITNDEEMVTISFDNSLALENTEEHSTALQALMLTARDFGFEQIQFNYPNADMIGSIRLNVPLSVPLAANPMN comes from the coding sequence ATGCATCGTAAAACGGACGATGAGCAAATGGAGAAGTTATTTAATCAATTACCAAAAATGACGGATGAGCGTTCAGCGGAAGAGATATATGCAAATATTCAGCAAAAGGTAGAAACTTCACCGAAACGTCGTATTAACTGGATGCCTAGCGTAGCTTTAATTGCGGCGATTCTCCTTTTTGCAATCATTTCTCCTTTCACGTTTCAAAAAATGGATAGTAATAGTAACAGTGCCTTTGATGCCCCTCAAGATAGAGGAGGATCAATGGAGATGTATGCTGATGATAGTAGTGCTGATATCGCTGTAGAGGAAGAATCGTTTAATGTAACGGACTATAAAGAAAATAGTGAAAACGAATCTTTTGACGTTCAATCAACGAATGATTTTCCGAATTATGTAGTAACGACTGTTAGTCAGTCAGAAGAATATGTAATTACTTTGGCCGTTTCCGCTGAGTTAGAAGGAACCGATGATCCACTAACATTACCGCTTTCTTTTGTTGTTCAAAAAAATAATAGAACGTATATAGAAGCATTTAACGAATTACGACAAGAATTAGGAAATTTAATTGATTTACCTTCATTTGGACTGATGAATACAATGTTAAATGATAATATTACTTTCTCTCAAGGTACGGCTACTGACGGTAATGATAGAGTCATTATGGAGATGAATGCAGGACATCGGGCATACTCTTCTACACAGATGAACGCTTTTTTCCAAGAGGTACAAGAAACGTTTAGATGGCACAACTTTACTGAAGTAGAATATTTAAATGAGGGTAAAGCTGGAGTTGAAATAGGTAACGATGTTAAAGAATTTGATTTGATTGATACGTTTAAGCGAGTAGCATATTTTAAATTTCAAAGAAATGATGATGTTAGCAAAAGCTTGTTAGTCGCCTCAAAAGAAGAATTTCAGTCTATGCAAGAGGCGGTAGAGGCGATGAGCCAAATACCGAATATTAATTACGTATTTCCATCGATTCCAGCTAATATGAGAGTAGACCAAGTGATAACCAATGATGAAGAAATGGTAACTATTTCTTTTGATAATAGCCTTGCATTAGAAAATACAGAAGAACATTCAACAGCTCTCCAAGCATTAATGTTAACGGCGAGAGACTTTGGATTCGAGCAAATACAATTTAATTATCCTAACGCTGATATGATTGGTTCGATTCGTTTAAATGTTCCACTTTCGGTACCATTAGCTGCAAATCCTATGAACTAA
- the sigX gene encoding RNA polymerase sigma factor SigX, producing the protein MHAVFQELYEKYHQDVYQFLFYMVKNKEQAEDLVQEVYIKVLRSYDRFEGKSSEKTWLFSIAKHVAIDSFRKQKGWKNKLLETFDWNKQQVKDVAPLPEEVAVKNEQVQLLYRCLDKCKMDHRIVLILRYIQALSIQETAQVLGWSESKVKTTQHRAVKALKAHMEELEEKGGNSNAS; encoded by the coding sequence ATGCATGCCGTTTTTCAAGAGCTCTATGAAAAATATCACCAAGACGTCTATCAATTTTTATTTTATATGGTGAAAAATAAAGAACAAGCGGAAGACCTCGTTCAAGAAGTTTATATAAAAGTTCTACGCTCATACGACCGATTTGAAGGGAAAAGTAGTGAAAAAACATGGCTATTTTCGATAGCTAAACATGTAGCTATTGATTCATTTCGAAAACAAAAGGGATGGAAAAACAAACTTCTTGAAACGTTTGATTGGAATAAGCAACAAGTGAAAGATGTTGCACCATTACCGGAAGAAGTAGCTGTGAAAAATGAACAGGTTCAATTGTTGTATCGTTGCTTAGATAAATGTAAGATGGATCACCGAATTGTTCTTATTCTCCGTTACATTCAAGCTCTCTCTATTCAAGAAACTGCGCAAGTGTTAGGTTGGTCTGAAAGTAAAGTAAAAACAACTCAGCACCGTGCGGTTAAAGCCTTAAAAGCCCATATGGAAGAATTAGAGGAGAAAGGGGGAAATAGTAATGCATCGTAA
- a CDS encoding ECF transporter S component: MSTRKIALLGLLIALCVVGRMVFSSVPNVQPVTAIIIICCLLMGPQNGIILAAGTAFVSNLFLGSGTWTLLQIIAWSIIGVLSGLIGMKFKKLPIWLLATYAGFCGMLFGLIMSLERLIIGKLFWPYYLAGLPFDFNHAIGNIVFFIVLYPILSPIIKREASFMVQSYNKQ, translated from the coding sequence ATGAGCACAAGAAAAATTGCTTTATTAGGCTTATTAATAGCGTTATGTGTAGTAGGTAGAATGGTGTTTTCCTCGGTTCCTAATGTACAGCCTGTTACAGCAATCATTATTATTTGCTGCCTTTTGATGGGGCCTCAAAACGGTATCATACTTGCTGCTGGAACAGCATTTGTTTCTAACTTATTTTTAGGTAGTGGTACTTGGACGTTACTTCAAATAATTGCGTGGTCCATAATTGGAGTACTTTCAGGTCTCATTGGGATGAAATTTAAGAAATTGCCCATATGGTTACTTGCAACGTACGCTGGATTTTGCGGCATGCTCTTTGGTTTGATCATGTCGCTAGAACGCCTGATTATAGGTAAATTGTTTTGGCCGTATTACTTAGCGGGATTACCGTTTGACTTTAATCATGCAATTGGAAATATCGTATTCTTTATAGTGTTATATCCTATTCTATCCCCGATCATAAAAAGAGAAGCTTCGTTTATGGTGCAATCGTATAATAAACAGTAG
- a CDS encoding DUF4430 domain-containing protein: MKKIWISLLVAISLIVTGCAADNTNNTNNNANAGVEQNEEVNKVTIKLVKDNGEEVISEEALQFEEGETLMDVMHEHFELTTDDSGAFIVGINGIESDYENNYFWIYTANNEEVLVGANEYVLKDGDVIEFNYSKYEG, encoded by the coding sequence ATGAAAAAAATTTGGATTAGTTTATTAGTTGCAATATCTCTTATTGTGACGGGGTGTGCAGCAGACAACACAAATAATACAAATAACAACGCAAATGCTGGAGTAGAACAAAATGAAGAAGTAAACAAAGTAACGATTAAATTAGTAAAAGATAACGGGGAAGAAGTAATAAGTGAAGAGGCATTGCAGTTTGAAGAAGGAGAAACACTGATGGATGTAATGCATGAGCACTTTGAATTAACAACAGACGATAGTGGTGCATTTATTGTAGGAATTAACGGTATTGAATCGGATTACGAGAATAATTACTTTTGGATTTATACAGCAAATAATGAAGAAGTCTTAGTTGGCGCAAACGAATATGTGTTAAAAGATGGCGATGTTATTGAATTTAACTATTCAAAGTATGAAGGCTAA
- a CDS encoding ATP-binding protein has protein sequence MIWKSVVGKLWLTILLLFTFVLFILTILLLEFFENYHVNEAERELTQLGRKISMIVEEHEDFELAKSIAWQLADDVSRVIIFSDKDHYWHSPTDETDAVLPSEFFREDEELSQVFLDHTIVTKKSYSPDLDSESEAFGEMMIVGTPLHIDGVEDGAVYMYQSLTAIKETTNQTTQLILISAGIAIFLTTIFAFFLISRVTSPLRKMREAAFEVARGKFDTKVPILTYDEIGELAMAFNQMGRQLKFNLNALNQEKEHLANILSSMADGVITLNRDGTILITNPPAERFLQAWFYQEGSDTREQLPHEIKEMFQRVVNFEREQSMELTYQGRTWVIVMSPLYNNTHVRGAVAVIRDMTEERRLDKLREGFIANVSHELRTPISMLQGYSEAIVDDIAGSEEEKKELASVIYDESLRMGRLVNDLLDLARLESGHSTVNREQVEVEEFFDKMIRKFHGLAKEKMVDLHSEIIGDTLVDFDVDKMEQVFTNLIDNALRHTDSGGSITIRVELGELGMKVDVQDTGQGIPEEDIPFVFERFYKADKARTRGRSGTGLGLSIVKNIIESHNGSIGVHSKLNEGTTFSLVIPRTVQ, from the coding sequence ATGATTTGGAAAAGTGTTGTAGGTAAGCTTTGGCTTACCATTTTACTTCTTTTTACGTTTGTATTATTTATTTTAACAATATTGTTATTAGAGTTTTTCGAGAACTACCATGTAAATGAGGCGGAAAGAGAATTAACACAGTTAGGTAGAAAAATATCGATGATTGTAGAGGAACATGAAGATTTTGAACTGGCAAAATCAATTGCTTGGCAACTTGCGGATGATGTTTCTCGAGTAATTATTTTTTCAGACAAGGATCATTACTGGCATTCCCCAACAGATGAGACAGATGCTGTTTTACCTAGCGAATTTTTCCGAGAAGATGAGGAACTTTCCCAAGTTTTCCTTGATCATACAATTGTAACGAAAAAATCATACTCACCCGATTTAGATTCTGAATCAGAAGCTTTTGGAGAAATGATGATTGTTGGTACCCCACTTCATATTGATGGTGTAGAAGATGGCGCAGTTTATATGTACCAATCGTTAACAGCGATTAAAGAAACGACGAACCAAACAACACAACTTATTTTAATATCCGCGGGGATTGCTATTTTCCTTACAACCATTTTTGCGTTTTTCTTAATATCAAGAGTAACCTCGCCATTAAGGAAAATGAGGGAGGCTGCTTTTGAAGTAGCGAGAGGTAAGTTTGACACGAAAGTTCCGATCTTAACGTATGATGAAATCGGTGAACTTGCGATGGCGTTTAATCAAATGGGAAGACAATTAAAGTTTAACTTAAATGCACTTAATCAAGAAAAAGAACATTTGGCAAACATATTAAGTAGTATGGCAGATGGAGTAATAACGCTAAATCGTGATGGGACAATATTAATAACGAATCCGCCTGCTGAACGTTTCTTGCAAGCATGGTTTTACCAAGAAGGTAGTGATACGCGGGAACAATTACCTCATGAAATAAAAGAGATGTTTCAACGGGTCGTCAACTTTGAAAGAGAGCAAAGTATGGAACTTACCTACCAGGGGAGAACTTGGGTAATCGTCATGAGTCCTTTATATAATAATACCCACGTGCGTGGTGCAGTAGCTGTCATTCGTGATATGACGGAAGAAAGACGTTTAGATAAATTAAGAGAAGGATTTATCGCTAACGTTTCTCACGAGTTACGTACGCCAATTTCAATGCTTCAAGGATATAGTGAAGCAATAGTGGATGATATTGCTGGTAGCGAAGAAGAAAAGAAAGAACTTGCCTCCGTTATTTATGATGAGTCACTTCGTATGGGGAGGTTAGTAAATGACCTACTTGATTTAGCTAGATTAGAGTCTGGACATAGCACCGTGAACAGGGAACAAGTTGAAGTGGAAGAGTTTTTTGATAAAATGATTCGAAAGTTTCATGGTCTTGCTAAAGAGAAAATGGTAGATCTTCATTCAGAAATAATTGGGGACACGCTAGTTGATTTTGATGTAGATAAAATGGAACAAGTTTTTACTAACTTAATTGATAATGCACTACGTCACACAGATTCAGGTGGTAGTATCACGATTCGAGTTGAGCTTGGAGAGCTTGGAATGAAAGTAGATGTACAAGATACTGGACAAGGCATACCAGAAGAAGATATACCATTTGTATTTGAACGCTTCTATAAAGCGGACAAGGCTAGAACTAGAGGTAGATCTGGAACAGGTTTAGGATTGTCGATTGTTAAAAATATAATAGAGTCACATAACGGCTCAATAGGTGTACATTCTAAACTAAATGAGGGAACGACATTTTCTCTCGTTATTCCACGAACTGTGCAATAA